A section of the Primulina eburnea isolate SZY01 chromosome 1, ASM2296580v1, whole genome shotgun sequence genome encodes:
- the LOC140823659 gene encoding uncharacterized protein isoform X5, with protein MDSDRCFIGYRRMEVEELSLPKMRQMCDVYVRTLYPGSFGGSNTYLADEFLHVFRHIPQIALDAFNSAKGRNFKFVKFIKLNRISILFNSMTFEAKEDGSDECLLFRAVVNMIGTDNDGDESKDLGDDILSFVRPSGHYICFKHERGECHSTDGSLGGKCDYAVGSSPGKCLCVVCSAHKD; from the exons ATGGATTCGGACCGCTGTTTTATAGGATATCGTCGGATGGAAGTGGAAGAGTTGTCGTTGCCGAAGATGCGTCAA ATGTGTGATGTGTATGTGCGCACGCTATATCCTGGTTCATTTGGTGGATCGAACACATACCTTGCCGACGAATTTTTGCATGTATTCAGACATATTCCCCAAATAGCCCTAGACGCCTTCAACAGTGCCAAG GGGAGAAATTTCAAGTTTGTGAAGTTTATCAAGCTTAATCGCATTAGCATTCTATTTAACTCCATGACTTTCGAGGCTAAGGAAGATGGAAGCGATGAGTGTCTTCTTTTCCGAGCTGTTGTTAATATGATCGGCACGGACAAT GATGGTGATGAAAGTAAAGATTTGGGTGACGACATTCTTTCCTTTGTTAGACCATCAGGTCACTACATTTG CTTTAAACATGAACGTGGCGAATGCCACTCCACTGATGGTTCACTCGGTGGCAAATGCGACTATGCTGTTGGTTCAAGTCCTGGTAAATGTTTATGTGTCGTTTGTTCTGCTCATAAAGATTAA
- the LOC140823659 gene encoding uncharacterized protein isoform X6: protein MDSDRCFIGYRRMEVEELSLPKMRQMCDVYVRTLYPGSFGGSNTYLADEFLHVFRHIPQIALDAFNSAKDGDESKDLGDDILSFVRPSGHYICEPRRRPQRFPDYNPISITTQHPTQSWRHALFQNHREPKQHLSTHTNSLMFHWRKNREEGDRIEKLKH, encoded by the exons ATGGATTCGGACCGCTGTTTTATAGGATATCGTCGGATGGAAGTGGAAGAGTTGTCGTTGCCGAAGATGCGTCAA ATGTGTGATGTGTATGTGCGCACGCTATATCCTGGTTCATTTGGTGGATCGAACACATACCTTGCCGACGAATTTTTGCATGTATTCAGACATATTCCCCAAATAGCCCTAGACGCCTTCAACAGTGCCAAG GATGGTGATGAAAGTAAAGATTTGGGTGACGACATTCTTTCCTTTGTTAGACCATCAGGTCACTACATTTG TGAACCAAGGCGAAGACCACAAAGGTTTCCAGATTACAACCCCATCTCTATAACCACGCAGCACCCAACACAAAGCTGGAGGCATGCACTGTTTCAGAACCACAGAGAACCGAAGCAGCACCTATCAACTCACACAAACTCTCTAATGTTTCACTGGAGAAAAAATAGAGAGGAAGGGGATAGAATAGAGAAGCTCAAACACTAA
- the LOC140823659 gene encoding uncharacterized protein isoform X3, which produces MDSDRCFIGYRRMEVEELSLPKMRQMCDVYVRTLYPGSFGGSNTYLADEFLHVFRHIPQIALDAFNSAKGRNFKFVKFIKLNRISILFNSMTFEAKEDGSDECLLFRAVVNMIGTDNVLLCEIRDGDESKDLGDDILSFVRPSGHYICGMTTQRISIFSKWKEACMIGAVGYVVLKDNIYYSDSHPSQPAMKVITRHQYYHI; this is translated from the exons ATGGATTCGGACCGCTGTTTTATAGGATATCGTCGGATGGAAGTGGAAGAGTTGTCGTTGCCGAAGATGCGTCAA ATGTGTGATGTGTATGTGCGCACGCTATATCCTGGTTCATTTGGTGGATCGAACACATACCTTGCCGACGAATTTTTGCATGTATTCAGACATATTCCCCAAATAGCCCTAGACGCCTTCAACAGTGCCAAG GGGAGAAATTTCAAGTTTGTGAAGTTTATCAAGCTTAATCGCATTAGCATTCTATTTAACTCCATGACTTTCGAGGCTAAGGAAGATGGAAGCGATGAGTGTCTTCTTTTCCGAGCTGTTGTTAATATGATCGGCACGGACAATGTATTGTTGTGTGAGATCAGG GATGGTGATGAAAGTAAAGATTTGGGTGACGACATTCTTTCCTTTGTTAGACCATCAGGTCACTACATTTG TGGGATGACAACGCAGCGGATTTCGATCTTTTCTAAGTGGAAGGAGGCATGTATGATCGGCGCCGTTGGGTACGTCGTGCTAAAGGACAACATTTATTATTCAGATTCTCATCCTTCACAACCCGCGATGAAAGTGATTACTCGCCATCAATATTATCATATATAG
- the LOC140823659 gene encoding uncharacterized protein isoform X2 — protein sequence MDSDRCFIGYRRMEVEELSLPKMRQMCDVYVRTLYPGSFGGSNTYLADEFLHVFRHIPQIALDAFNSAKGRNFKFVKFIKLNRISILFNSMTFEAKEDGSDECLLFRAVVNMIGTDNDGDESKDLGDDILSFVRPSGHYICEPRRRPQRFPDYNPISITTQHPTQSWRHALFQNHREPKQHLSTHTNSLMFHWRKNREEGDRIEKLKH from the exons ATGGATTCGGACCGCTGTTTTATAGGATATCGTCGGATGGAAGTGGAAGAGTTGTCGTTGCCGAAGATGCGTCAA ATGTGTGATGTGTATGTGCGCACGCTATATCCTGGTTCATTTGGTGGATCGAACACATACCTTGCCGACGAATTTTTGCATGTATTCAGACATATTCCCCAAATAGCCCTAGACGCCTTCAACAGTGCCAAG GGGAGAAATTTCAAGTTTGTGAAGTTTATCAAGCTTAATCGCATTAGCATTCTATTTAACTCCATGACTTTCGAGGCTAAGGAAGATGGAAGCGATGAGTGTCTTCTTTTCCGAGCTGTTGTTAATATGATCGGCACGGACAAT GATGGTGATGAAAGTAAAGATTTGGGTGACGACATTCTTTCCTTTGTTAGACCATCAGGTCACTACATTTG TGAACCAAGGCGAAGACCACAAAGGTTTCCAGATTACAACCCCATCTCTATAACCACGCAGCACCCAACACAAAGCTGGAGGCATGCACTGTTTCAGAACCACAGAGAACCGAAGCAGCACCTATCAACTCACACAAACTCTCTAATGTTTCACTGGAGAAAAAATAGAGAGGAAGGGGATAGAATAGAGAAGCTCAAACACTAA
- the LOC140823690 gene encoding uncharacterized protein, whose product MDSDRCFIGYRRMEEEELSLPVMRQMCDVYVRALYPGSFGGSNTYLADEALYAFGDNPELALNAFNSAKGRNFKLVKFIKLNRINTLFNSMTFEAKEDGSDECLLFRAVVNLIGTDNVLLCEIRDGDESKDLGDDILSFVRPSYHYICFKHERGECHSTDGSLGGKCDYAVGSSRGECICVVCSAHKDKRMTTIK is encoded by the exons ATGGATTCGGACCGTTGTTTTATAGGATATCGTCGAATGGAAGAGGAAGAGTTGTCGTTGCCGGTGATGCGTCAA ATGTGTGATGTGTATGTGCGCGCGCTATATCCTGGTTCATTTGGTGGATCGAACACATACCTTGCCGACGAAGCTCTATATGCATTCGGAGATAATCCCGAATTAGCCCTAAACGCCTTCAACAGTGCCAAG gGGAGAAATTTCAAGCTTGTGAAGTTTATCAAGCTCAATCGCATTAACACTCTATTTAACTCCATGACTTTCGAGGCTAAGGAAGATGGAAGCGATGAGTGTCTTCTTTTCCGAGCTGTTGTTAATTTGATAGGCACCGACAATGTATTGTTGTGTGAGATCAGG GATGGTGATGAAAGTAAGGATCTGGGTGACGACATTCTTTCCTTTGTTAGACCATCATATCACTACATTTG CTTTAAACATGAACGTGGCGAATGCCACTCTACTGATGGTTCACTTGGTGGCAAATGCGACTATGCTGTTGGTTCAAGTCGTGGTGAATGTATATGTGTGGTTTGTTCTGCTCATAAGGATAAAAGAATGACCACCATCAAATGA
- the LOC140823659 gene encoding uncharacterized protein isoform X4 yields the protein MDSDRCFIGYRRMEVEELSLPKMRQMCDVYVRTLYPGSFGGSNTYLADEFLHVFRHIPQIALDAFNSAKGRNFKFVKFIKLNRISILFNSMTFEAKEDGSDECLLFRAVVNMIGTDNVLLCEIRDGDESKDLGDDILSFVRPSGHYICFKHERGECHSTDGSLGGKCDYAVGSSPGKCLCVVCSAHKD from the exons ATGGATTCGGACCGCTGTTTTATAGGATATCGTCGGATGGAAGTGGAAGAGTTGTCGTTGCCGAAGATGCGTCAA ATGTGTGATGTGTATGTGCGCACGCTATATCCTGGTTCATTTGGTGGATCGAACACATACCTTGCCGACGAATTTTTGCATGTATTCAGACATATTCCCCAAATAGCCCTAGACGCCTTCAACAGTGCCAAG GGGAGAAATTTCAAGTTTGTGAAGTTTATCAAGCTTAATCGCATTAGCATTCTATTTAACTCCATGACTTTCGAGGCTAAGGAAGATGGAAGCGATGAGTGTCTTCTTTTCCGAGCTGTTGTTAATATGATCGGCACGGACAATGTATTGTTGTGTGAGATCAGG GATGGTGATGAAAGTAAAGATTTGGGTGACGACATTCTTTCCTTTGTTAGACCATCAGGTCACTACATTTG CTTTAAACATGAACGTGGCGAATGCCACTCCACTGATGGTTCACTCGGTGGCAAATGCGACTATGCTGTTGGTTCAAGTCCTGGTAAATGTTTATGTGTCGTTTGTTCTGCTCATAAAGATTAA
- the LOC140823659 gene encoding uncharacterized protein isoform X1, which yields MDSDRCFIGYRRMEVEELSLPKMRQMCDVYVRTLYPGSFGGSNTYLADEFLHVFRHIPQIALDAFNSAKGRNFKFVKFIKLNRISILFNSMTFEAKEDGSDECLLFRAVVNMIGTDNVLLCEIRDGDESKDLGDDILSFVRPSGHYICEPRRRPQRFPDYNPISITTQHPTQSWRHALFQNHREPKQHLSTHTNSLMFHWRKNREEGDRIEKLKH from the exons ATGGATTCGGACCGCTGTTTTATAGGATATCGTCGGATGGAAGTGGAAGAGTTGTCGTTGCCGAAGATGCGTCAA ATGTGTGATGTGTATGTGCGCACGCTATATCCTGGTTCATTTGGTGGATCGAACACATACCTTGCCGACGAATTTTTGCATGTATTCAGACATATTCCCCAAATAGCCCTAGACGCCTTCAACAGTGCCAAG GGGAGAAATTTCAAGTTTGTGAAGTTTATCAAGCTTAATCGCATTAGCATTCTATTTAACTCCATGACTTTCGAGGCTAAGGAAGATGGAAGCGATGAGTGTCTTCTTTTCCGAGCTGTTGTTAATATGATCGGCACGGACAATGTATTGTTGTGTGAGATCAGG GATGGTGATGAAAGTAAAGATTTGGGTGACGACATTCTTTCCTTTGTTAGACCATCAGGTCACTACATTTG TGAACCAAGGCGAAGACCACAAAGGTTTCCAGATTACAACCCCATCTCTATAACCACGCAGCACCCAACACAAAGCTGGAGGCATGCACTGTTTCAGAACCACAGAGAACCGAAGCAGCACCTATCAACTCACACAAACTCTCTAATGTTTCACTGGAGAAAAAATAGAGAGGAAGGGGATAGAATAGAGAAGCTCAAACACTAA